The Raphanus sativus cultivar WK10039 chromosome 2, ASM80110v3, whole genome shotgun sequence genome includes a region encoding these proteins:
- the LOC108841911 gene encoding NAC domain-containing protein 76: MESVDQLCSVPPGFRFHPTDEELVGYYLRKKVASQKIDLDVIRDIDLYRIEPWDLQEKCRIGYEERNEWYFFSHKDKKYPTGTRTNRATIAGFWKATGRDKAVYDKSKLIGMRKTLVFYKGRAPNGQKTDWIMHEYRLESDENAPPQEEGWVVCRAFKKKPTTGQAKNTETWRSSYFYEELPNGVGSAMEPLNYVSKQKQNIFAQDLLFKQELEGSDIGLKFIHCDQFIQLPQLESPSLPNMKRPMSSTSITSTEKSQNKYKRPLLEGNEHFDELISSKNKDKRKKTSVITTDWRALDKFVASQLMSQEDGVLDFGGPQEDDNSKIGHCNNEESIYNNGIDQMASSSLLSDREEENRFINGFLCTNLDDDLYRDLHV, translated from the exons ATGGAATCAGTTGATCAGTTATGTAGTGTTCCTCCGGGATTCAGGTTCCATCCAACAGATGAAGAGCTCGTTGGTTACTATTTGAGGAAGAAAGTGGCTTCACAAAAGATCGATCTTGATGTCATTAGAGATATTGATCTTTACAGAATCGAACCGTGGGATTTACAAG AGAAATGCCGAATCGGATATGAGGAACGAAATGAATGGTATTTCTTCAGCCACAAAGATAAGAAATATCCAACGGGAACAAGGACGAACAGAGCAACCATCGCTGGTTTCTGGAAGGCCACAGGTCGAGACAAGGCTGTTTATGACAAGTCAAAACTAATCGGTATGAGGAAAACACTTGTATTCTACAAAGGAAGAGCCCCTAATGGCCAAAAAACTGATTGGATCATGCATGAATACCGGCTAGAGTCAGATGAGAATGCACCTCCTCAG GAAGAAGGGTGGGTGGTTTGTAGAGCATTCAAGAAAAAACCAACTACCGGGCAAGCCAAGAACACAGAAACTTGGAGATCAAGTTACTTTTACGAAGAATTACCGAACGGAGTTGGCTCGGCTATGGAGCCTCTCAATTACGTATCTAAGCAGAAGCAAAACATTTTTGCGCAAGATTTATTGTTCAAGCAAGAACTAGAAGGGTCTGATATCGGTTTAAAGTTCATCCACTGCGATCAATTCATTCAACTTCCGCAGCTAGAAAGCCCTTCACTCCCTAATATGAAGAGGCCAATGAGCTCAACGTCAATAACATCAACGGAGAAGAGTCAAAATAAGTACAAAAGACCACTACTAGAAGGTAATGAACATTTTGACGAGCTTATAAGtagtaaaaataaagataagaGGAAGAAAACATCAGTAATAACGACTGATTGGAGAGCCCTTGATAAATTTGTTGCTTCTCAACTTATGAGCCAAGAAGATGGAGTTTTAGATTTTGGTGGCCCCCAAGAAGACGACAATAGCAAAATTGGTCACTGCAATAACGAAGAGAGCATTTATAACAATGGAATAGATCAGATGGCTTCATCGTCGTTACTGAGTgatagagaagaagagaacaGGTTCATCAATGGGTTCTTGTGTACGAATTTGGACGATGACTTATATAGAGATTTGCATGTTTGA
- the LOC108839589 gene encoding 3-epi-6-deoxocathasterone 23-monooxygenase CYP90C1, whose amino-acid sequence MYSPAKLSLFWSPENLSSPSGFMEYWIVGFLVLTAGVLLRSWIWFRLTNSKTRNEDKQEETEKKKGMIPKGSLGWPVIGETLTFIACGYSSRPVSFMDKRKSLYGKVFKTNIIGTPIIISTDAEVNKVVLQNHGNTFVPAYPKSITELLGENSILSINGPHQKRLHTLVSAFLRSPHLKERITRDIEASVGLTLTSWSQLPLVHVQDEIKKMTFEILVKLLMSISPGEDLDILKLEFEEFIKGLICIPIRFPGTRLYKSLKAKESLIKIVKKVVEERQEATIERTNSPANDAVDVLLRDVNDGGGSDKQSQPLDFVSGKIVEMMIPGEETMPTAMTLAVKFLSDNPVALAKLVEENMEMKMRKSESGKEYNWSDYMSLSFTQNVINETLRMANIINGVWRKALKDVEIKGYLIPKGWCVLASFISVHMDEDIYENPYQFDPWRWDRINGMSNSNICFTPFGGGQRLCPGLELSKLEISIFLHQLVTRYSWTAEKDEIVSFPTVKMKRRLPIRVTPVERTSPISVEDH is encoded by the exons ATGTATTCTCCGGCAAAATTAAGTCTTTTCTGGTCGCCGGAAAATCTTTCTTCGCCATCTGGTTTCATGGAATATTGGATCGTCGGTTTCTTGGTTTTGACGGCCGGAGTTCTTCTCCGTTCATGGATCTGGTTCCGTTTAACAAACTCGAAAACAAGAAATGAAGACAAACAAGAAGAGactgagaagaagaagggaaTGATTCCGAAGGGAAGCTTAGGATGGCCGGTGATCGGAGAAACCCTAACCTTTATTGCTTGTGGATATTCTTCTCGGCCTGTTTCCTTCATGGACAAACGAAAGTCTTT GTACGGGAAGGTGTTCAAGACGAACATAATAGGGACACCAATCATAATATCAACCGATGCAGAGGTTAACAAAGTGGTGCTCCAAAACCATGGGAACACATTTGTCCCTGCATACCCTAAATCAATCACTGAACTACTTGGAGAAAACTCTATTCTCAGCATCAATGGACCTCATCAAAAGAGGCTACACACGCTTGTTAGCGCGTTCCTTAGATCCCCTCACCTCAAGGAGAGGATAACTCGAGACATTGAGGCCTCGGTTGGTCTCACTTTAACTTCTTGGTCTCAACTTCCCTTGGTTCATGTCCAAGATGAGATCAAAAAG ATGACGTTTGAGATATTAGTAAAACTGCTGATGAGCATATCTCCTGGTGAAGATTTGGATATTCTAAAGCTCGAGTTTGAAGAATTCATCAAGGGATTGATTTGTATCCCCATCAGATTCCCGGGCACTAGactttataaatctttaaag GCGAAAGAGAGCTTAATAAAGATAGTTAAGAAGGTTGTGGAGGAGAGACAAGAGGCTACGATCGAGAGGACAAATTCTCCAGCGAATGACGCGGTGGATGTGCTTTTAAGAGACGTTAACGACGGTGGTGGTTCGGATAAGCAATCTCAGCCGTTAGATTTCGTCAGCGGAAAGATCGTAGAGATGATGATACCCGGAGAGGAAACGATGCCAACGGCGATGACGTTGGCTGTCAAATTCCTAAGCGACAATCCCGTCGCTCTAGCCAAACTCGTG GAGGAGAATATGGAGATGAAGATGCGTAAATCGGAGTCGGGAAAAGAATACAATTGGTCAGATTATATGTCTCTCTCTTTTACTCAAAAC GTGATAAATGAAACATTGAGAATGGCTAATATCATTAACGGTGTGTGGAGGAAGGCTCTTAAAGATGTGGAAATTAAAg GTTACTTGATACCAAAAGGATGGTGTGTATTGGCTTCATTCATATCAGTTCACATGGATGAAGACATTTATGAGAATCCTTATCAATTCGATCCGTGGAGATGGGAT AGGATTAATGGAATGTCAAACAGTAATATTTGCTTCACACCCTTTGGTGGTGGGCAAAGGCTATGTCCCGGTTTAGAACTATCAAAGCTCGAAATATCCATCTTTCTTCACCAACTCGTAACCCGGTACAG TTGGACAGCCGAGAAAGACGAGATCGTGTCATTTCCAACGGTCAAGATGAAGCGGAGGCTTCCGATCCGAGTGACTCCCGTGGAGAGGACCTCTCCTATCTCAGTTGAAGATCATTAG
- the LOC108843002 gene encoding LOW QUALITY PROTEIN: CDK5RAP1-like protein (The sequence of the model RefSeq protein was modified relative to this genomic sequence to represent the inferred CDS: deleted 1 base in 1 codon) yields the protein MASSSLSSLSLILSNPQGCSLCFKASTRRTLALAFLSSKLNHASSSSSSALLPPCYRLTQNSIKRKKGFSLDLSRSFSVSQTAGSGKFDGPSLHQFISKAQTSLTAPQTESDCAPDSDISSSSKGRIYHETYGCQMNINDMEIVLSIMKNSGYKEVVTDPEAAEVIFINTCAIRDNAEQRVWQRLNYFWFLKREWKANVREGRAKSLKPPKVVVLGCMAERLKDKILDSDKMVDVVCGPDAYRDLPRLLEEVDYGQKGINTLLSLEETYADITPVRISQNAITAFVSVMRGCNNMCAFCIVPFTRGRERSRPVESIVREVKELWESGVKEVTLLGQNVNSYNDDSSDPESSGGGKWEYSEGFSSRCKVKNMGLRFADLLDRLSLEFPEMRFRFTSPHPKDYPDDLLYMMRDRHNICNLIHLPAQSGNSRILERMKRGYTREAYLDLVKKIRSIIPDVAITSDFITGFCGETEEEHQETLSLVRAVGYDMAYMFAYSMREKTHAHRNYTDDVPEEVKQRRLTELIQAFRETTGPCYDSQVGSVQLVLVEGPNKRAPETELMGKTDKGHRVSFVRKPLFDKDKDGDLKRSPEVGDFVEVRIERSSRASLYGEALAISKMSLFHDVGVDALVASCAS from the exons ATGGCGTCTTCTTCTCTGTCTTCCCTTTCCTTAATTCTCAGCAACCCTCAAGGCTGCTCTCTCTGCTTTAAAGCCTCTACACGACGCACTCTCGCTCTAGCATTCCTCTCCTCGAAACTAAACcacgcttcttcttcttcttcc tctgcTCTTCTGCCTCCCTGCTATCGTCTCACACAGAATTCGATCAAGAGGAAGAAAGGGTTCTCATTAGATCTTTCCAGAAGTTTCTCTGTTTCCCAAACTGCCGGTTCCGGTAAGTTCGATGGGCCGAGCCTCCACCAATTCATCTCCAAAGCTCAAACTTCCCTTACTGCTCCACAAACCGAATCTGA TTGCGCACCAgactcagacatttcatcatcCTCAAAAGGTAGGATCTATCACGAAACATATGGATGTCAGATGAACATAAACGACATGGAGATAGTCCTCTCCATCATGAAAAACTCCGGCTACAAAGAAGTAGTAACCGACCCCGAGGCCGCCGAAGTCATCTTCATCAACACTTGTGCTATCCGAGACAACGCGGAGCAGAGAGTGTGGCAGAGGCTCAACTACTTCTGGTTCCTAAAACGCGAGTGGAAAGCCAACGTCCGCGAAGGGAGAGCGAAGTCTCTCAAACCTCCCAAAGTCGTCGTCTTGGGATGTATGGCCGAGAGGCTAAAGGACAAGATCTTAGACTCTGATAAAATGGTTGATGTGGTGTGTGGTCCTGATGCTTATAGAGACCTCCCGAGGTTACTGGAAGAAGTGGACTACGGACAGAAGGGAATCAACACTCTTCTGTCTCTCGAAGAAACTTACGCAGACATAACTCCAGTGAGAATCTCACAGAACGCTATTACGGCTTTTGTATCGGTCATGAGAGGATGCAACAACATGTGTGCTTTCTGCATTGTTCCGTTCACGAGAGGGAGAGAGCGGTCGCGTCCCGTGGAGTCCATCGTCCGCGAGGTTAAGGAGCTGTGGGAGTCTGGTGTGAAAGAAGTTACTCTCTTAGGACAGAACGTGAACAGCTACAACGATGACTCGTCTGATCCTGAGTCCTCGGGAGGGGGTAAGTGGGAGTACAGTGAAGGGTTCTCGAGCAGGTGTAAGGTTAAAAACATGGGTTTGAGGTTTGCTGATCTCTTGGACAGACTCTCTTTGGAGTTTCCTGAGATGAGGTTTAGGTTTACTTCTCCTCATCCTAAGGATTACCCGGATGATCTGCTGTATATGATGAGAGATAGGCATAACATCTGTAATCTCATCCATCTTCCTGCACAGTCTGGTAATAGTAGAATACTTGAGAGGATGAAGAGAGGATACACCAGAGAAGCTTACTTGGATCTTGTTAAGAAGATTCGGAGTATTATACCTGACGTGGCTATAACCAGCGATTTCATAACCG GCTTCTGTGGAGAAACCGAAGAAGAGCACCAAGAAACACTTAGCCTAGTGAGAGCAGTTGGATACGACATGGCGTATATGTTTGCATACAGCATGAGGGAGAAGACGCACGCTCACAGGAACTACACGGACGACGTTCCCGAGGAAGTGAAGCAGAGACGTTTAACTGAACTCATACAAGCGTTCCGTGAGACAACAGGTCCGTGTTACGACTCTCAGGTGGGTTCGGTTCAGTTAGTTCTGGTGGAAGGGCCGAACAAGAGAGCTCCCGAGACAGAACTGATGGGGAAAACAGATAAAGGACATCGAGTTTCGTTTGTTAGAAAGCCTCTTTTTGATAAAGACAAAGATGGTGATCTGAAGAGGAGTCCTGAAGTTGGTGACTTCGTGGAGGTTAGGATAGAGAGATCGTCGAGGGCGTCTTTGTACGGAGAAGCTCTAGCGATTAGTAAAATGTCCTTGTTTCACGATGTTGGTGTCGATGCTCTTGTTGCGTCTTGCGCAAGTTAA
- the LOC108840445 gene encoding probable ubiquitin-conjugating enzyme E2 17 — translation MTSSSASTRKGLTKIATNRLQKEFMEWQTNPPAGFKHRVSDNLQRWIIEVNGAPGTLYANETYQLQVEFPEHYPMEAPQVIFQHPAPLHPHIYSNGHICLDVLYDSWSPAMRLSSICLSILSMLSSSSVKQKPKDNDHYLKNCKNGRSPKETRWRFHDDKV, via the exons ATGACATCTTCATCTGCATCAACTCGCAAG GGGCTGACCAAAATAGCCACTAATAGACTACAGAAAGAGTTCATGGAGTGGCAGACTAATCCTCCTGCTGGTTTCAAGCACAGAGTCTCTGATAATCTCCAACG ATGGATCATTGAAGTGAATGGAGCTCCAGGAACTCTATATGCCAATGAAACTTACCAACTTCAGGTGGAATTTCCTGAGCATTATCCTATGGAAGCTCCACAGGTTATCTTTCAGCATCCAGCTCCACTCCATCCTCATATTTACAGCAACGGTCACATTTGCTTGG ATGTTTTGTATGATTCATGGTCGCCTGCGATGAGACTAAGTTCAATCTGTCTCAGCATTCTTTCAATGCTCTCAAGCTCATCCGTGAAG CAAAAGCCTAAAGACAACGACCATTACTTGAAAAACTGCAAAAATGGAAGGTCCCCTAAAGAAACTAGGTGGCGGTTCCACGATGATAAAGTATAA
- the LOC130508259 gene encoding peroxidase 49-like produces the protein MARVSSFLFVLSLLCVLPLCLCDNSYGGKLNPGYYAHSCPQAGEIVRSVVAQAVARETRMAASLMRLHFHDCFVQGCDGSLLLDSSGRIVSEKSSNPNSKSARGFEVVDQIKAQLEKECPGTVSCADILTLAARDSSVLTGGPSWMVPLGRRDSRSASLSGSNNNIPAPNNTFQTILSKFNRQGLDVTDLVALSGSHTIGFSRCTSFRQRLYNQSGNGRPDMTLEQSFAANLRQKCPRSGGDQILSVLDIVSAAKFDNSYFKNLIENMGLLNSDQVLFSSNDKSRELVKKYAEDQGEFFEQFAESMIKMGNISPLTGSSGEIRKDCRKINS, from the exons ATGGCAAGAGTCAGTAGCTTCCTCTTTGTTCTTTCTCTCCTTTGCGTTCTCCCTCTTTGTCTCTGTGATAACAGCTATGGAGGCAAACTAAACCCGGGTTACTACGCACATTCATGCCCTCAAGCCGGAGAGATCGTGAGATCAGTTGTAGCTCAAGCTGTTGCTAGAGAGACACGTATGGCTGCTTCCTTGATGAGACTTCATTTCCACGACTGCTTCGTTCAG GGTTGTGATGGCTCTTTGCTTCTAGACAGCAGTGGGAGAATAGTGAGTGAGAAAAGCTCCAACCCTAACAGCAAATCAGCTCGTGGATTTGAAGTAGTTGACCAGATCAAAGCTCAACTTGAGAAAGAATGTCCTGGAACTGTCTCTTGTGCTGATATTCTAACCCTAGCCGCTAGAGACTCCTCTGTTCTC actGGTGGACCAAGCTGGATGGTCCCATTGGGAAGAAGAGATTCAAGAAGCGCAAGCTTGAGTGGTTCGAACAACAACATCCCTGCACCAAACAACACTTTCCAGACAATTCTCAGCAAGTTTAATCGTCAAGGACTTGATGTCACTGACCTTGTCGCTCTCTCCG GGAGCCACACCATTGGATTCTCGAGATGCACAAGTTTCAGACAGAGGCTGTACAATCAGTCCGGAAACGGTCGTCCAGACATGACACTGGAACAATCTTTTGCTGCTAACTTGCGACAGAAGTGTCCAAGATCTGGAGGGGACCAGATTCTCTCGGTGCTGGATATCGTCAGCGCGGCAAAGTTCGACAACAGCTATTTCAAGAACTTGATAGAGAACATGGGTTTGTTGAACTCGGACCAGGTTCTGTTCAGCAGCAATGATAAATCGAGAGAGCTTGTCAAGAAGTATGCAGAGGATCAAGGAGAGTTTTTTGAGCAGTTCGCCGAGTCGATGATCAAGATGGGAAATATCTCTCCTTTGACGGGTTCAAGTGGTGAAATCAGAAAGGATTGCAGGAAGATAAACTCTTGA